Proteins encoded within one genomic window of Arachis ipaensis cultivar K30076 chromosome B08, Araip1.1, whole genome shotgun sequence:
- the LOC107614545 gene encoding exocyst complex component EXO70A1, with translation MVLRKGLLIVNHQEGSNWETSLSMENARSIIAKWDPLPNGSENKDSTPLFTNTRQEAKRYLNAVSNLHSAMQHLLTLDSSSDQLVEACSLMQVAMNRLERELYRVSAEIRDHVDDDNIRHAAAKEDLKAIVECMFFAGYGKECVQIYSKVRKSNVTEALQNLGVEKPRLSKMKKMQWEMFDFKIKTWLNAVKFAVGALFPVERSLINQIFPSSENTTVVESCFAEICKDGAEMLFLFPEIIAKCEKTPEKMFRLLDLYEALSQNWPKIKDIFSYESTSSVRLQVGVSHMKIGEAVRATLSAFESAITKESSKTPVPSGRIHPLTRYVMNYISFLADYSDALTNILIDSPKTPMPESYFRTPKLPAKTPAPPELAERLAWEILLLLCKIDGKAELYKNVALGYLFLANNMQYVVTKARNTKLGSILGDDWLASHDQKVKEYASKYVNMAWSMVEMSLPENPKAAMQPAEASAKFHIFNMAFQEACQMQSTWIAPDLKLRDDIQKSVVSKLVPKYRDFYETNRVGSDSVIAFSPDDLQNHISFILHDVEDPGSITTHFSSFLR, from the coding sequence atggttCTTAGAAAGGGATTGCTCATCGTTAACCACCAGGAGGGTTCTAACTGGGAAACATCGTTAAGTATGGAAAACGCTCGCTCCATCATAGCAAAATGGGACCCACTTCCCAACGGCAGCGAAAACAAAGACTCAACTCCTCTCTTCACTAACACGCGCCAAGAAGCCAAACGGTACCTTAACGCCGTTTCAAATCTACATTCCGCTATGCAACACCTCCTCACACTGGATTCCTCCTCGGACCAGCTCGTCGAGGCTTGTTCCCTGATGCAAGTCGCCATGAACAGGCTCGAGAGAGAGTTATATCGTGTATCGGCTGAGATTAGGGACCATGTTGACGATGATAATATTCGCCATGCTGCTGCCAAGGAGGATTTGAAGGCAATCGTGGAGTGTATGTTCTTCGCTGGATATGGCAAAGAGTGCGTCCAGATTTACTCCAAGGTCAGAAAGTCCAATGTCACTGAGGCACTGCAGAATCTCGGAGTGGAAAAGCCTAGGCTCTCTAAGATGAAGAAGATGCAGTGGGAGATGTTCGATTTTAAGATCAAGACCTGGCTCAACGCCGTCAAATTCGCCGTCGGAGCTCTGTTTCCCGTTGAGAGGAGTCTCATTAACCAAATCTTTCCCTCATCGGAGAACACGACCGTAGTCGAGTCCTGCTTCGCGGAGATTTGCAAAGACGGTGCCGAAATGTTGTTTCTGTTCCCTGAAATCATAGCAAAGTGCGAGAAAACGCCGGAGAAAATGTTCCGACTACTCGATCTCTACGAAGCACTCTCTCAAAATTGGCCTAAAATCAAGGACATATTCTCATACGAATCAACCTCAAGCGTAAGGTTACAAGTCGGAGTTTCACATATGAAAATCGGCGAGGCCGTTAGAGCAACGTTATCGGCCTTCGAATCGGCGATTACTAAGGAGTCATCAAAGACGCCGGTCCCCAGCGGCAGGATCCACCCGCTCACTCGCTACGTCATGAACTACATCTCATTCCTAGCCGATTACAGCGACGCGCTCACCAACATACTCATCGATTCGCCAAAGACTCCCATGCCGGAGTCCTACTTCCGGACACCGAAGCTCCCGGCGAAAACTCCAGCGCCTCCGGAGCTGGCGGAGCGGCTGGCGTGGGAGATTCTTCTGCTGCTCTGCAAGATCGACGGAAAAGCAGAGCTCTACAAGAACGTGGCGCTGGGTTACCTGTTTCTTGCGAACAACATGCAATACGTGGTCACAAAGGCGCGGAACACGAAACTAGGTTCCATCCTGGGCGACGATTGGCTCGCGAGTCACGATCAAAAGGTGAAGGAATACGCATCCAAGTACGTGAACATGGCGTGGAGTATGGTGGAGATGTCTCTGCCGGAGAATCCAAAAGCGGCGATGCAACCGGCGGAAGCTTCCGCCAAGTTCCATATCTTCAATATGGCGTTCCAGGAAGCGTGCCAGATGCAGTCCACGTGGATCGCACCTGACCTGAAACTGCGGGATGATATCCAGAAATCGGTTGTTTCGAAGCTGGTGCCTAAGTACCGGGATTTCTACGAGACGAATCGGGTCGGGTCGGATTCGGTTATAGCGTTCTCACCCGATGATTTGCAGAatcatatttcttttattttgcatGATGTTGAAGATCCGGGCAGCATTACTACccatttttcttcctttcttcgaTAG
- the LOC107612181 gene encoding 3-ketoacyl-CoA synthase 12-like, whose product MELFSSSLTATTILLYVVTPLLYLCFLVWKVVNHKRDHECYILGYQCYKPGDDRKLGTQCSGSIISRNKTLALNDFKFLLKAIVRSGLGEETYVPRNFLQGRESNPTVNDAVSEMDEFFHDSIAKLLAKTGVSASDIDVLVVNVSMFPSVPSLTSRIINHYKMRDDVKAFNLTGMGCSASLVSLDVVQNILKSQRNKCALLVTSESLSPNWYSGNDRSMVLANCLFRTGGCAILLSNKSWLKHKAIFKLKCLVRTHHGAKDDAYGCCNQKEDDEGRLGFYLGKNLPKAATRAFVDNLRVLSPKILPAREMLRFLLVSLLRKFKSATSAPKGAALATNTKYGNKSPLNLKTGVDHFCLHTGGKAVIDGIGMSLDLTEYDLEPARMTLHRFGNTSASSLWYVLAYMEAKRRLKRGDRVLMISFGAGFKCNSCLWQVMKDVEDRNVWDECIDHYPPHSLANPFMEQYGWINAVEDPTNFNLLSQPVTN is encoded by the coding sequence ATGGAGTTGTTTTCCTCTTCCCTCACTGCTACTACTATACTACTCTATGTAGTAACGCCATTATTGTACTTGTGCTTCCTTGTGTGGAAGGTGGTGAATCACAAAAGGGACCATGAATGCTACATTTTAGGGTACCAATGCTACAAGCCAGGCGATGATAGAAAGCTTGGAACTCAATGCAGCGGCAGCATCATATCCAGGAACAAAACCTTGGCTCTCAACGACTTCAAGTTCCTTCTCAAAGCCATTGTCAGATCCGGCCTTGGCGAAGAAACTTACGTTCCAAGGAACTTCCTCCAAGGCCGCGAGTCTAACCCTACCGTAAACGACGCCGTTTCGGAAATGGACGAGTTTTTCCACGACTCGATTGCCAAACTCCTCGCCAAAACCGGCGTCTCCGCCTCCGACATCGACGTCCTGGTGGTCAACGTCTCCATGTTCCCGTCAGTCCCGTCGCTGACTTCAAGAATCATCAACCACTACAAGATGAGGGACGACGTGAAGGCTTTCAACCTCACCGGCATGGGGTGCAGTGCAAGCTTGGTATCTCTTGACGTAGTCCAGAACATTCTCAAGTCGCAGAGAAACAAGTGTGCTTTGTTGGTTACTTCAGAGTCCTTGAGCCCTAACTGGTACTCAGGGAACGACAGATCCATGGTCCTCGCCAATTGTTTGTTTCGAACCGGAGGATGCGCTATTCTTTTGAGTAACAAGAGTTGGTTGAAGCATAAAGCCATATTCAAGCTCAAGTGCTTGGTGAGAACACACCATGGCGCCAAAGATGATGCATACGGTTGCTGCAACCAGAAGGAGGACGATGAAGGTAGGCTTGGGTTCTACCTAGGGAAGAATCTCCCTAAGGCAGCAACAAGAGCCTTTGTTGACAATTTAAGAGTCTTATCCCCCAAGATTTTACCAGCTAGGGAGATGCTTAGATTCTTACTCGTTTCCCTCCTCAGAAAATTTAAATCTGCCACGTCAGCACCTAAAGGAGCAGCTCTAGCAACAAACACAAAATATGGTAATAAATCGCCTTTGAATTTAAAGACCGGAGTAGATCATTTCTGTTTGCACACCGGAGGGAAGGCGGTTATTGATGGGATAGGGATGAGTTTGGATCTGACTGAGTATGATCTGGAGCCGGCGAGGATGACGCTGCACCGGTTTGGAAACACGTCAGCAAGCAGCTTGTGGTATGTGTTAGCGTACATGGAAGCTAAGAGGAGGCTCAAGAGAGGGGACAGGGTATTGATGATAAGCTTTGGTGCGGGATTTAAATGTAACAGCTGTTTGTGGCAAGTAATGAAGGATGTTGAGGATAGGAATGTGTGGGATGAATGCATTGATCACTATCCACCACACTCCCTTGCCAACCCTTTCATGGAGCAGTACGGTTGGATCAATGCTGTTGAGGATCCAACCAACTTCAACCTTCTTAGTCAGCCTGTTACTAACTAG